Proteins encoded by one window of Micromonospora coxensis:
- a CDS encoding MFS transporter, protein MQAKLSTMFQSLQVRNYRLFASGQLIKLIGVWMMFIAQDWLVLELSDDSATALGVVTALQFTPVLLLTLLSGRLADRYDKRMLLFVANAFWTVLALAMAALVITGLVQLWHVFTFAALLGVANAVETPVRQAFVSELVGTPLLPNALSLNAATFNSARIVGPAVAGLAIAAFDVGPVFLVTALSSIAPLVNVVRMRPAELHREALLPREERASAKVIDGLRYVRRRPDLLLPMVMISVIATSLFNFQLTLAALAKTVFDTGAASFGLFSSALAVGALVGALAGTGRRSRPSVWLVLGAAVACATFGTLVGLAPAYWLVVALLLPTGFFMVFFAQAANQRIQLGTDAAFRGRVMALWVLVFLGTNPVGAPLIGWLAETYGAGASIWIGGLVSLATALLALTWQLRRDGARLRFRVLPMPRFYVVSSPDC, encoded by the coding sequence GTGCAGGCGAAGCTGAGCACGATGTTCCAGTCCCTTCAGGTCCGCAACTACCGGCTCTTCGCATCCGGACAGCTGATCAAGCTGATCGGCGTCTGGATGATGTTCATCGCCCAGGACTGGCTCGTCCTCGAGCTCTCCGACGACTCCGCGACCGCGCTCGGTGTGGTCACCGCGCTGCAGTTCACCCCGGTGCTGCTGCTCACCCTGCTCTCCGGCCGGCTCGCCGACCGGTACGACAAGCGCATGCTGCTCTTCGTCGCCAACGCTTTCTGGACCGTGCTGGCGCTGGCCATGGCCGCCCTGGTGATCACCGGCCTGGTGCAGCTCTGGCACGTCTTCACCTTCGCCGCCCTGCTCGGCGTCGCGAACGCGGTGGAGACCCCGGTACGGCAGGCGTTCGTCAGCGAACTGGTCGGGACGCCGCTGCTGCCCAACGCGCTCTCGCTCAACGCGGCCACGTTCAACTCCGCCCGGATCGTCGGGCCCGCCGTCGCCGGCCTGGCCATCGCCGCCTTCGACGTCGGCCCGGTCTTCCTGGTCACCGCGCTCAGCTCGATCGCCCCGCTGGTCAACGTGGTCCGGATGCGTCCGGCCGAGCTGCACCGGGAGGCGCTGCTGCCGCGCGAGGAGCGGGCGTCGGCGAAGGTGATCGACGGGCTGCGCTACGTGCGCCGCCGCCCCGACCTGCTGCTGCCGATGGTGATGATCTCGGTGATCGCCACCTCGCTGTTCAACTTCCAGCTCACCCTGGCCGCGTTGGCCAAGACCGTCTTCGACACCGGAGCGGCGTCCTTCGGCCTGTTCAGCAGCGCGCTCGCGGTCGGGGCCCTGGTCGGGGCGCTGGCCGGCACCGGGCGGCGCAGCCGCCCCTCGGTGTGGCTGGTGCTCGGCGCGGCGGTCGCCTGTGCCACCTTCGGCACCCTGGTCGGGCTCGCGCCGGCGTACTGGCTGGTGGTGGCGCTGCTGCTGCCGACCGGGTTCTTCATGGTCTTCTTCGCCCAGGCGGCCAACCAGCGGATCCAGCTCGGCACCGACGCCGCCTTCCGGGGCCGGGTGATGGCGCTGTGGGTGCTGGTCTTCCTCGGCACCAACCCGGTCGGCGCGCCGCTGATCGGCTGGCTCGCCGAGACGTACGGCGCGGGGGCCAGCATCTGGATCGGCGGGCTGGTCTCGCTGGCGACCGCCCTGCTGGCGCTCACCTGGCAGCTGCGCCGCGACGGCGCCCGGCTGCGCTTCCGGGTGCTGCCCATGCCCCGCTTCTACGTCGTCTCCTCCCCGGACTGCTGA